The window CCTCGTCTCGGAGGTGATGAGCCAGCAGACGCAGCTCGACCGGGTCGTCGACGCCTGGCGCGACTTCCTCGACCGCTGGCCCTCCGTCGAGGCGCTTGCGGCCGCCGACCGCGCGGCGGTGGTCTCCTTCTGGACCGACCACTCGCTGGGATACAACAACCGTGCGAAGTACCTCCACGAGGCGGCCGGGCAGGTCGTCGGAGGTGCGGTCGACGGCGTCGACGCCGGGGAGTGGCCGCGGGATCCGGAGGGCCTCTCGGAGCTGATGGGTGTCGGACCCTACACCGCCAACGCGGTGGCGTCGTTCGCGTTCGACAACGGCGACGCAGTCGTCGACACGAACGTCAAACGGGTGCTGTACCGCGCGTTCGACGTCCCAGACGACGACGCCGCGTTCGAGGCCGCGGCGAGCGCGCTGATGCCCGACGGTCAATCCCGGGTGTGGAACAACGCCATTATGGAACTGGGGGGCGTCGCCTGTCAGAAGACCCCGCGGTGC of the Halobellus ruber genome contains:
- a CDS encoding A/G-specific adenine glycosylase; its protein translation is MTDGDAPEFDDPAAVRDALVAWYEADHRAFPWRETADPYEILVSEVMSQQTQLDRVVDAWRDFLDRWPSVEALAAADRAAVVSFWTDHSLGYNNRAKYLHEAAGQVVGGAVDGVDAGEWPRDPEGLSELMGVGPYTANAVASFAFDNGDAVVDTNVKRVLYRAFDVPDDDAAFEAAASALMPDGQSRVWNNAIMELGGVACQKTPRCDEESCPWREWCHAYRTGDFTAPDVPTQPSFEGSRRQFRGRVISTLTEYDELPLDDLGPRIRVDYAPDGEYGRGWLRELVSDLSEDGLVELDDRGGATTVRLRR